One window of Nymphaea colorata isolate Beijing-Zhang1983 chromosome 1, ASM883128v2, whole genome shotgun sequence genomic DNA carries:
- the LOC116261825 gene encoding uncharacterized protein LOC116261825: protein MVEYLIYRMVVEVLQKWMDSCYQRKYGFKIFVHADTNWSCCAGWQTREHMGQKISVMCSCRMNTSSGILASEGDLYWLSNINLSREQMLTSNEHEGAKCIPVKLLKWS, encoded by the exons ATGGTTGAATATCTAATCTACAGAATGGTTGTTGAAGTGTTGCAAAAATGGATGGATTCATGTTATCAACGCAAATATG gttttaaaatatttgtgcATGCGGATACAAATTGGAGCTGCTGTGCAG GTTGGCAGACCAGAGAACACATGGGCCAAAAAATTTCCGTCATGTGTAGTTGTCGAATGAACACATCTTCAGGGATATTGGCCAGTGAAGGTGATTTATATTGGTTGTCCAACATCAATCTTTCAAGGGAACAGATGCTGACAAGTAATGAACATGAAGGTGCAAAATGCATTCCAGTTAAATTATTGAAGTGGTCTTGA